From Candidatus Pedobacter colombiensis, one genomic window encodes:
- a CDS encoding right-handed parallel beta-helix repeat-containing protein has protein sequence MNFKPFWLVLLAGMLLSSIPSLAADIYVSLKGSDKNEGTKTAPVASLSNALRKARELRRLKDPSIKNGINIFIEQGVYYLTESVILRPEDSGTAGSPTVITTLDENEAVLSGGLPISGWKKVVSNVDGLPNVAKGKVWVADVSDLGNSLLEFRQLWVDGKKAIRARDWNGAQMGRILSWNFPAKTCKIPFSMAKYTAGLEQIKGIEMVIQQWWAIANLRVKSIKVNGAEAELSFIEPESRVQSEHPWPAPWISARTGNSPYYLTNAIQFLDEPGEWYEDLKNDKVYYWPRSGENMNTAKVVVPNLETLVRVEGTIDNQVAYVSFKGISFQHAGWLRPSRFGHVPHQAGMYMLDAYKLKIPGTPDKKGLENQAWVGRPAAAVEISYAHHTGFEACKFEHHASTGLDYRRGTHDNEIKGNLFKDIGGSGILVGVFSDEAAEVHLPYNPTDQREICTNESITNNLITDATNEDWGCVGIGAGYVRGINIAHNEISDVAYSGISMGWGWTKTINAMRNNTIHANKVHHYGKYLYDVAGIYTLSAQPGSVISNNYIDSIYKAPYPHDPEHWFYLYTDEGSSYFTVKNNWTPAEKYLQNANGPGNVWSGNGPKVADSIKFKAGLEHDYVYLLNSSSVKVFNQPVNSVESGNGNEVAIEVVLPSAAELSKPLMVEICREKGISASAVYQWNNRLLVYATMNEAEALIRQFQQRIKGAEVRLYKDVFYTFNRKKHCGQEPVKEWDNIILSTNLVKDEAMQKEYLNYHATQFDKWPEVAKGFCNADFQQLRIFKNGRQLMLVISIPKGTSLDELNPKTTLNNPKVDEWNVLMKKYQEGIAGTKPDEVWVFFSQNN, from the coding sequence ATGAATTTTAAACCTTTCTGGCTGGTTTTGCTTGCAGGCATGCTATTGAGTAGCATCCCAAGCCTGGCTGCAGATATTTATGTTTCTTTGAAAGGATCGGACAAGAACGAGGGCACAAAAACAGCCCCCGTAGCCAGCTTATCAAATGCCTTGCGTAAAGCGCGTGAATTGAGGCGCTTAAAAGATCCTTCTATAAAAAATGGGATCAATATTTTTATTGAACAAGGAGTTTACTATTTAACAGAAAGCGTGATTTTGCGGCCTGAAGATTCGGGGACTGCGGGTAGTCCAACTGTGATTACTACGCTGGATGAAAATGAAGCTGTTTTAAGTGGCGGTTTACCCATTTCCGGATGGAAAAAGGTGGTTAGTAACGTCGATGGGTTACCAAATGTAGCTAAAGGTAAAGTTTGGGTAGCTGATGTATCTGATCTGGGAAATAGTCTTTTAGAATTTAGACAACTATGGGTTGATGGAAAAAAGGCTATTAGAGCCCGAGATTGGAATGGTGCACAAATGGGGCGAATTTTAAGTTGGAATTTTCCCGCAAAAACCTGCAAGATTCCTTTTTCAATGGCTAAATATACTGCCGGATTGGAGCAGATTAAAGGTATAGAAATGGTGATCCAGCAATGGTGGGCTATCGCTAATTTGAGGGTTAAATCAATCAAAGTAAATGGAGCAGAAGCAGAACTGAGCTTTATAGAACCGGAGAGTCGTGTACAGTCAGAACATCCCTGGCCGGCCCCTTGGATATCTGCCAGGACTGGCAATTCCCCATATTACCTAACCAACGCGATTCAGTTCTTGGATGAACCGGGAGAATGGTATGAAGACTTAAAAAATGACAAAGTTTATTATTGGCCTCGGTCGGGCGAAAACATGAATACGGCTAAAGTTGTTGTGCCGAATTTGGAGACTTTAGTGAGGGTAGAAGGCACGATCGATAATCAGGTGGCCTATGTGTCATTCAAAGGCATTTCCTTTCAGCACGCAGGCTGGTTGAGGCCGTCTCGCTTTGGTCATGTGCCGCATCAAGCCGGAATGTACATGTTGGATGCCTATAAATTGAAAATCCCGGGAACTCCGGATAAAAAGGGGTTGGAAAATCAGGCTTGGGTAGGTCGACCAGCAGCAGCAGTTGAAATCAGCTACGCGCATCATACGGGCTTTGAAGCTTGTAAATTTGAACATCATGCTTCAACAGGACTGGATTATAGACGGGGGACCCATGATAATGAGATTAAAGGAAATCTTTTTAAAGATATAGGCGGTAGTGGTATACTGGTAGGTGTTTTTTCTGATGAAGCTGCAGAAGTTCATTTACCATATAACCCAACAGATCAGCGTGAAATCTGTACCAATGAAAGTATTACAAACAACCTGATTACTGATGCGACCAATGAAGATTGGGGGTGTGTGGGCATAGGTGCTGGTTATGTAAGGGGGATCAATATTGCGCATAACGAGATTAGCGATGTGGCTTATTCTGGAATCAGCATGGGCTGGGGTTGGACTAAAACCATCAATGCAATGCGTAACAATACCATCCATGCCAACAAGGTTCATCATTATGGGAAGTATTTGTATGACGTGGCAGGCATTTACACATTGTCTGCGCAACCTGGTTCTGTGATCTCCAACAACTATATTGATAGCATCTACAAAGCCCCTTATCCGCACGATCCAGAGCATTGGTTTTACCTGTATACAGACGAAGGTTCTTCTTATTTTACAGTGAAAAATAACTGGACCCCGGCAGAGAAATATTTGCAAAATGCCAACGGGCCTGGTAATGTTTGGTCGGGTAACGGCCCTAAGGTAGCGGATAGTATTAAATTTAAAGCTGGTCTTGAACATGATTATGTTTATTTATTGAACAGTAGTTCAGTAAAAGTTTTTAATCAGCCTGTGAATAGTGTTGAATCCGGGAATGGGAATGAGGTTGCAATAGAGGTTGTGTTACCTTCAGCTGCAGAATTGAGTAAACCTCTAATGGTGGAAATTTGTAGGGAAAAAGGTATATCAGCTTCTGCAGTTTATCAATGGAATAACCGATTGCTGGTGTATGCTACAATGAATGAAGCAGAGGCTTTAATCAGGCAATTCCAGCAAAGGATTAAGGGAGCAGAAGTCAGGCTGTACAAGGATGTATTTTACACGTTTAACAGGAAAAAGCATTGTGGACAGGAGCCGGTTAAGGAATGGGATAACATTATTTTGAGTACGAACCTGGTAAAGGATGAGGCGATGCAAAAGGAATATCTGAATTACCATGCTACACAATTTGATAAGTGGCCGGAAGTAGCCAAGGGCTTTTGCAATGCTGATTTTCAGCAGCTGCGGATCTTTAAAAATGGAAGGCAGTTGATGTTGGTGATCAGCATTCCGAAAGGGACAAGTTTAGATGAATTAAACCCGAAAACCACACTAAATAATCCAAAGGTTGATGAATGGAATGTCTTGATGAAGAAATATCAGGAAGGTATAGCAGGCACCAAACCGGATGAAGTTTGGGTGTTTTTTAGTCAGAATAATTAA
- a CDS encoding Gfo/Idh/MocA family oxidoreductase, giving the protein MLKLGILGLGEGRSTMSAALASDKYELVKICDANEEVCKQRAKEFDFPYYTTSYQEILDDCTIDVIAIYTPDHLHADHVKQALLHGKHVVCTKPFIDDLGRAKELLEVSKQSGKKVFVGQSSRFFEPYKRQRTDYTAGIIGDLITVECHYNADHRWFLEKKWALEASFKWLYGGLSHPVDFIRWYLPEIEEVMGYGMISANGKKAGLKNEDTMHFIFKSTDGRIARVSGSYTGPIQPAYRESEMSCVLRGTEGASQADYHELRYAVTTNTGEEQLITWGDAKLKHFFRFEGQSHHAGEYQNYLEYFADSIENDTVAYPDLKEGIGTIALLQAMDRSLQTGLPIKINDILNEYQLLRSDFGL; this is encoded by the coding sequence ATGTTGAAGTTAGGAATATTAGGATTAGGAGAAGGAAGAAGTACTATGTCTGCCGCCCTTGCGAGTGATAAATACGAGTTGGTTAAAATCTGTGATGCGAACGAAGAAGTGTGTAAACAGCGGGCTAAAGAGTTCGATTTCCCGTATTATACCACCAGCTATCAGGAAATACTGGATGACTGCACTATTGATGTAATTGCCATATATACTCCTGATCATTTGCATGCAGACCATGTTAAACAAGCGCTGTTGCACGGAAAGCATGTGGTTTGTACAAAACCATTCATTGATGATTTGGGAAGAGCTAAGGAGCTCCTGGAGGTTTCAAAGCAAAGTGGTAAGAAGGTGTTTGTTGGTCAGAGCTCTCGTTTCTTCGAACCTTATAAACGACAAAGAACAGATTACACTGCAGGTATTATTGGTGATTTAATCACTGTTGAGTGCCATTACAATGCAGATCATCGCTGGTTTCTGGAAAAGAAATGGGCTCTGGAAGCTTCTTTTAAGTGGCTTTATGGCGGATTGAGCCACCCTGTCGATTTCATTAGGTGGTACTTGCCAGAGATTGAAGAAGTAATGGGCTATGGAATGATCAGTGCCAATGGAAAAAAAGCAGGATTAAAAAATGAGGATACCATGCATTTTATCTTCAAATCAACTGATGGTAGGATTGCCCGTGTAAGTGGCTCCTATACCGGTCCAATACAGCCCGCTTATCGCGAAAGCGAAATGAGTTGTGTGTTAAGGGGGACAGAAGGGGCTAGTCAAGCTGATTACCACGAACTCCGTTATGCGGTAACCACCAATACTGGTGAAGAGCAGTTGATCACCTGGGGTGACGCTAAATTGAAGCATTTCTTCCGTTTCGAAGGACAAAGTCACCATGCAGGAGAATACCAGAATTACCTGGAATACTTTGCTGACAGCATTGAAAATGATACTGTTGCTTATCCGGATTTAAAAGAAGGAATAGGTACAATTGCGCTGCTACAAGCAATGGATAGGTCATTGCAAACAGGCTTACCAATTAAAATCAATGATATTTTGAATGAATACCAATTGTTAAGATCCGATTTCGGACTTTAA
- a CDS encoding TIM barrel protein, producing the protein MENRRQFIGKLTLLMGGLMLGNQYTWALRAKEQRYKVAVVDLMILKRQKLGALQLTRDIGADGVEVDMGGLGDRDTFDNKLVDPATRKEFMDTAKVLNLEICSLAMTGFYAQSLATRPTYQQMIGDCIATMKEMNVKVAFLPLGVQGDLVKNPELRPALVERLKVAGNMAKKAGVVIGIETALDAAGELQFLKDIGSSAIKSYFNFSNAIKNGRDLNKELQILGKKNIIQIHCTNDDGVWLQNDPKIDMRAARKTLDDMGWKGWLVVERSRDARDARNVKWNFSANTAYVKSVFQSDI; encoded by the coding sequence ATGGAAAATCGTCGTCAGTTTATTGGAAAACTGACCCTTCTTATGGGTGGGTTGATGCTTGGCAACCAATATACATGGGCTTTAAGGGCTAAAGAACAACGTTATAAAGTTGCAGTGGTCGATCTTATGATCCTAAAACGGCAAAAATTGGGTGCCTTACAGCTGACCAGGGATATAGGTGCTGATGGTGTGGAAGTGGATATGGGTGGATTGGGCGATAGGGACACTTTTGATAATAAACTCGTTGATCCGGCGACCCGAAAGGAGTTTATGGATACAGCGAAAGTGCTGAATCTGGAAATTTGTTCGCTGGCAATGACTGGCTTTTACGCACAATCACTGGCTACGAGACCCACTTATCAGCAAATGATCGGGGATTGCATTGCCACCATGAAGGAGATGAATGTAAAAGTTGCCTTTTTACCATTGGGCGTCCAGGGTGATCTGGTTAAGAATCCGGAACTGCGACCTGCTTTAGTGGAACGCTTAAAAGTGGCCGGAAATATGGCAAAGAAAGCTGGAGTAGTGATTGGTATTGAAACTGCCTTAGATGCTGCTGGTGAATTACAATTCTTAAAAGACATAGGTTCAAGTGCTATAAAAAGCTATTTCAACTTTTCCAACGCCATAAAGAATGGCCGTGATTTGAATAAGGAACTACAGATATTGGGCAAAAAGAACATTATCCAGATTCATTGTACAAACGATGATGGCGTATGGCTGCAGAATGATCCTAAGATTGATATGAGGGCAGCTCGAAAGACACTGGATGATATGGGGTGGAAGGGATGGCTGGTTGTAGAACGTTCCAGAGATGCCAGGGATGCCCGTAATGTAAAGTGGAATTTTAGTGCAAATACAGCTTATGTAAAGTCTGTTTTTCAGTCAGATATATAA
- a CDS encoding acetylxylan esterase has translation MKRIALFLIVGFSLILSVAVAQTQNSDLLYRQPLKTVLMEIESRFKVKIKYNDDQVKDRWVNYALWRFRPELDETLSNVLAPLDLKVNKEKEGIYKLKEYEYYRWDVQDGQNKLDQLAAQYHDKASWEQRRTLIKPGLYEAQGLSTLPVKPTSKPIITPKRVMDGYTVENIAIEILPGLYVNGSLYKPLKVKGKIPVMLSPDGHWAQQRYRADCQIRCAMMARMGVMAISYDLFAWGESLLQFKSEDHRRSLAQTIQTLGGIRILDYVLSLKEIDPNRVGISGGSGGGSHTVLIAAMDDRIKLSIPVVSLSSSFYGGCPCESGMPIHLCAGGTNNVEIAAMAAPKPQLVVSDGKDWTVTVPDHDMPFLKKIYSYYGKSDQVENVHLPDEGHDFGPSKRKAVYDFIIKNFKLDGALVKDKAGQYDESKCTIEKEPAMYVFGDKGEHLPANAIKGFEQLEQVFKASISK, from the coding sequence ATGAAACGAATTGCCTTATTTCTGATTGTGGGATTTTCGCTGATTTTAAGCGTCGCTGTTGCGCAAACGCAAAATTCTGATCTTCTATACCGGCAGCCACTTAAAACTGTGTTGATGGAGATAGAAAGCCGTTTTAAAGTAAAGATAAAGTATAATGATGATCAGGTGAAAGACCGATGGGTGAATTATGCACTTTGGCGTTTCAGACCGGAGCTCGATGAAACATTGTCTAATGTGCTGGCACCTTTGGATTTAAAGGTAAACAAAGAGAAAGAAGGCATTTATAAGTTAAAAGAATACGAGTATTATCGTTGGGATGTACAAGATGGGCAAAATAAGTTGGATCAATTGGCTGCGCAATATCATGATAAAGCCAGTTGGGAGCAGCGCAGGACTTTAATCAAGCCGGGTTTGTATGAGGCTCAGGGCTTGTCGACCCTGCCAGTGAAACCCACATCTAAACCCATTATTACTCCTAAAAGAGTAATGGATGGTTATACGGTAGAAAATATTGCAATTGAAATCTTACCAGGACTATATGTGAATGGCTCTTTGTATAAACCTTTAAAAGTTAAAGGAAAGATCCCGGTAATGCTAAGTCCGGATGGACATTGGGCACAGCAGCGGTACCGTGCCGATTGCCAGATCCGCTGTGCGATGATGGCCAGAATGGGTGTGATGGCGATTAGCTATGACCTGTTTGCTTGGGGGGAATCCTTGCTTCAGTTTAAGTCGGAAGACCACAGAAGAAGTCTGGCACAAACTATTCAGACTCTTGGTGGTATTAGGATACTGGATTATGTTTTGTCCCTTAAAGAAATTGATCCAAATCGTGTTGGTATTAGTGGTGGATCGGGTGGGGGTAGCCATACCGTGTTGATTGCGGCTATGGATGATCGTATTAAATTAAGCATTCCGGTAGTGTCTTTATCTTCTTCATTTTATGGAGGTTGTCCGTGTGAAAGTGGAATGCCTATTCACCTGTGTGCAGGCGGTACAAACAATGTAGAGATTGCAGCAATGGCTGCGCCAAAACCTCAGTTGGTCGTATCGGATGGAAAGGATTGGACGGTTACAGTACCTGATCATGATATGCCTTTTCTTAAAAAAATATACAGCTACTATGGTAAATCGGATCAGGTAGAGAATGTTCATCTGCCTGACGAAGGTCATGATTTTGGCCCGTCGAAACGCAAGGCTGTATACGATTTTATCATTAAAAACTTCAAGTTAGATGGAGCTTTGGTAAAGGATAAAGCCGGTCAATATGATGAAAGCAAATGCACCATTGAAAAAGAACCTGCTATGTATGTGTTTGGCGATAAAGGAGAGCATCTGCCTGCCAATGCAATAAAGGGATTTGAACAATTAGAACAGGTATTTAAAGCAAGTATTTCAAAATAA
- a CDS encoding alpha-rhamnosidase, with protein sequence MKLFKTSILKLAALVLLLTVLWTDVHAQNAKKASWIWYPGDLDIWVSNKMQNRRTERGAFLPPFWKMDSHYVLVEFHKEFNLATPEEVKLYVEGQYNVKIDGQAFSGYPKKITIPAGKHKLSLKVYGQDKVPAIFVQGKTVVSDDSWLTTFEDKEWIDESGKASDKSGTTFVSVGSWNLTDPLSPPSQFKLSTKSMEAVKTDKVDKGFVADFGKETFGFLKLHGLKGNGKLHIYYGESREEALSADKCETLDLLDIDLKGKTDSLIELSKAFRYVNCQPEGNVTLDKVSMLYEYAPVTEKGSFRCSDEQINKIYDVSKYTFHLNTREFFIDGIKRDRWVWSGDAYQSYLMNYYSFNESPIVKRTLLAQRGKDPVTAHINTIMDYSFYWFLGIYDYYQYSGDQKFVQDVYPRMKTLMDYVLNRRNNDGLLEWMPGDWIFIDWADKLSKDGEVSFEQLLFCRSLETMALCADMAKDTEAAANYKQLAVDLKAKIFKLYWDENKHALVHSRVGGKPTDNVTRYANMFGIFFDYFTANQKLEVKQHVLMNDKINKITTPYMRFYELEALCAMGEQSYVLKQMKDYWGGMLDLGATSFWEEYNPEKKGTEHLAMYGRLFGKSLCHAWGASPIYLLGKYYLGVKPLSPGYETYVVEPNLGGLDWMEGKVPTPAGEISLYCSKKEIRVKSDEGSGVLRFKSISKPVIRGGEAKEVGKRTYELQLEKGVAYVVSYKK encoded by the coding sequence ATGAAACTTTTTAAAACAAGTATACTGAAGTTAGCAGCACTTGTACTTTTATTAACAGTGCTATGGACTGATGTTCATGCACAGAATGCTAAAAAAGCCTCCTGGATCTGGTATCCTGGTGATCTGGATATATGGGTATCTAATAAAATGCAGAATCGTAGAACAGAAAGAGGAGCTTTCCTTCCGCCATTCTGGAAAATGGATAGCCATTATGTACTGGTAGAATTTCATAAGGAATTTAATCTGGCTACTCCGGAAGAAGTAAAACTGTATGTGGAAGGACAATACAATGTAAAGATTGACGGACAAGCCTTTTCGGGTTATCCTAAAAAAATTACCATCCCGGCAGGTAAGCATAAACTGAGTTTAAAGGTCTATGGACAGGATAAGGTTCCGGCTATATTTGTGCAAGGGAAAACGGTAGTTTCTGATGATAGCTGGTTAACTACTTTTGAGGATAAAGAATGGATAGACGAGAGTGGAAAGGCTTCCGATAAATCGGGAACCACCTTTGTTTCTGTTGGATCATGGAATTTAACGGATCCACTATCACCACCTTCACAATTTAAGTTATCCACCAAATCTATGGAGGCTGTAAAAACCGATAAAGTGGATAAAGGTTTTGTAGCTGATTTTGGCAAAGAGACTTTTGGTTTTCTTAAGCTTCATGGTTTAAAGGGAAATGGTAAACTGCATATTTACTATGGAGAATCAAGGGAAGAGGCTTTGTCTGCCGATAAATGTGAAACACTTGATCTGTTGGATATCGATTTAAAAGGAAAAACAGACTCATTAATTGAGTTGTCTAAAGCCTTTCGTTATGTGAATTGTCAGCCGGAAGGCAATGTAACACTTGATAAGGTAAGTATGCTGTATGAGTATGCTCCCGTAACAGAAAAAGGGAGTTTCCGTTGCTCCGATGAGCAAATCAATAAGATTTATGATGTATCGAAATATACATTTCATTTAAACACCCGCGAGTTTTTTATCGATGGAATTAAGCGGGATAGGTGGGTATGGTCAGGCGACGCTTATCAAAGTTACCTAATGAACTATTATTCTTTCAATGAATCGCCAATAGTGAAGCGTACTTTGCTGGCGCAAAGAGGAAAAGATCCTGTAACGGCACATATCAATACCATTATGGATTACTCCTTTTATTGGTTTTTAGGTATTTATGATTATTACCAGTATTCAGGAGATCAGAAGTTTGTACAAGATGTTTATCCAAGAATGAAAACTCTGATGGATTATGTGTTAAACCGCCGGAATAATGATGGTTTGCTGGAGTGGATGCCGGGCGATTGGATTTTTATTGACTGGGCTGACAAGTTAAGTAAAGATGGAGAAGTGAGTTTTGAGCAATTGTTGTTTTGCCGTAGTCTGGAAACCATGGCACTTTGTGCGGACATGGCAAAGGATACTGAAGCAGCTGCAAATTATAAACAGCTTGCAGTGGATTTAAAAGCGAAGATCTTTAAGCTGTATTGGGACGAGAACAAGCATGCATTGGTACACAGCAGAGTTGGTGGTAAACCTACCGATAATGTAACACGTTATGCCAATATGTTCGGTATTTTTTTCGATTACTTTACGGCTAATCAAAAGCTAGAGGTGAAACAGCATGTGCTGATGAATGATAAGATCAACAAGATCACAACACCTTATATGCGTTTTTATGAGCTCGAAGCGCTTTGTGCAATGGGCGAGCAGTCGTACGTATTGAAACAGATGAAAGATTATTGGGGTGGGATGTTGGATTTAGGAGCTACTTCTTTTTGGGAAGAGTACAATCCTGAGAAGAAAGGTACTGAGCATTTGGCCATGTATGGCAGGCTTTTTGGTAAAAGCCTTTGCCATGCCTGGGGCGCTAGCCCAATTTACTTGCTTGGTAAGTATTATTTAGGAGTTAAGCCGCTTTCACCGGGATACGAAACTTATGTGGTTGAACCAAATCTGGGTGGATTGGACTGGATGGAAGGTAAGGTGCCAACACCTGCTGGCGAGATTTCCTTGTATTGCAGCAAGAAAGAGATTAGGGTGAAATCTGATGAAGGATCAGGTGTGTTGCGGTTTAAAAGTATTTCTAAACCAGTTATAAGGGGAGGAGAAGCCAAAGAGGTGGGGAAAAGGACTTATGAACTGCAGCTCGAAAAAGGGGTAGCCTACGTAGTTAGTTATAAAAAGTAA
- a CDS encoding sodium/solute symporter (Members of the Solute:Sodium Symporter (SSS), TC 2.A.21 as described in tcdb.org, catalyze solute:Na+ symport. Known solutes for members of the family include sugars, amino acids, nucleosides, inositols, vitamins, urea or anions, depending on the system.): protein MGNIVERLTSLDYFIVIAYLVILIIIGYRASFSKKGNRDETLFLANKSLGWSSIGFNMWGTNVGPSMLLAFASIGYSTGIVAVNFDWYAFVFLFLLAIVFAPKYLAAKVSTMPEFMGKRYGDSTQNILAWYALIKILISWLSLGLFAGGFLVRQILGIPMWQSVTVLVAFAGLFTFFGGLKAIARVNVFQMILLIAVSLALTVLGLHKVGGIEALYSKTPSHYWNLIQPASDPKYPWYAILLGYPVAAVAFFCTDQAMVQSVLGAKNLEQGQLGVSFIGWLKILSLPLFIITGVLCFVLFPDLKDPNEAYMTMVTNLFPPGMNGLVIVVLIAVLVGTIGSSLNSLSTVFTMDVYVKNINPQATNKQIIRMGRIAVIAGCVLAVIVVLAIDNIKGLNLFDVFQSVLGFIAPPLSVVFLLTVFWKRTTRKAVNFTLSIGSILSLGTGVTYLWILPPDECSFWPHYLILSFLIFLGLLIIAIVISLVDRNPTVYEIDELDKSTIEKPTNRVWVSWIALAIVMVALYIFFNGH from the coding sequence ATGGGAAACATTGTAGAGCGCTTAACCAGTCTCGATTACTTCATTGTAATTGCTTATCTGGTTATTCTAATCATTATAGGTTATAGGGCCAGCTTCTCTAAGAAGGGGAACAGGGATGAGACCTTATTTCTGGCGAATAAATCATTAGGTTGGTCCAGTATCGGTTTCAACATGTGGGGTACCAATGTTGGTCCGTCTATGTTGCTTGCATTTGCAAGTATAGGTTATAGTACAGGTATTGTGGCTGTTAATTTTGACTGGTATGCCTTTGTATTCCTGTTTTTACTTGCTATCGTTTTTGCGCCTAAATATCTGGCTGCCAAAGTAAGTACTATGCCCGAGTTTATGGGTAAAAGGTATGGTGATTCTACGCAAAATATACTTGCCTGGTATGCACTGATCAAGATCTTAATCTCCTGGTTGTCGCTGGGACTATTTGCTGGGGGCTTTTTAGTTCGACAAATTCTCGGCATCCCCATGTGGCAATCTGTAACCGTGTTGGTTGCTTTTGCAGGTTTGTTTACTTTCTTTGGTGGTTTAAAAGCCATTGCCAGGGTAAACGTTTTTCAAATGATCCTGTTGATTGCAGTATCTCTTGCGCTTACTGTATTGGGTTTACATAAAGTCGGAGGTATTGAGGCTTTATACAGCAAAACCCCATCACATTATTGGAATCTGATTCAGCCAGCCAGCGATCCCAAATATCCTTGGTATGCCATTTTGCTTGGTTATCCGGTAGCCGCTGTGGCTTTCTTTTGTACAGATCAGGCCATGGTACAATCTGTATTAGGGGCTAAAAATCTGGAACAGGGCCAGCTTGGAGTTAGCTTTATTGGTTGGTTAAAGATCTTGTCGCTCCCCTTGTTTATCATTACCGGGGTATTGTGTTTCGTGCTATTTCCGGATTTGAAAGACCCTAATGAAGCCTATATGACCATGGTGACTAATTTATTCCCTCCGGGAATGAATGGGCTGGTTATAGTAGTGCTGATTGCAGTGTTGGTAGGAACCATTGGTTCTTCTTTAAATTCTTTAAGTACCGTGTTTACCATGGATGTTTACGTAAAAAACATCAATCCGCAAGCTACCAATAAACAGATCATTAGGATGGGTAGAATAGCTGTGATTGCCGGATGTGTATTGGCAGTAATTGTGGTATTGGCTATAGATAACATTAAAGGTTTAAACCTGTTTGACGTTTTTCAGTCGGTCCTGGGCTTTATTGCGCCTCCATTATCGGTAGTTTTCTTGTTAACCGTTTTCTGGAAAAGAACAACACGCAAAGCCGTCAACTTTACACTATCGATCGGTTCAATTTTAAGCTTAGGCACAGGAGTGACATATTTGTGGATTCTTCCACCGGATGAATGTTCTTTCTGGCCGCATTACCTGATCCTTTCCTTTCTGATCTTTTTAGGTTTGCTGATAATCGCCATAGTAATCTCCCTGGTTGATAGGAACCCGACGGTTTATGAGATTGACGAACTGGACAAAAGTACAATCGAAAAACCAACAAATCGTGTTTGGGTATCCTGGATTGCGTTGGCAATTGTGATGGTTGCATTATATATCTTTTTTAACGGACATTAA